The segment GAAGGGGGACATCAGTGGGATTGGGGGTGCTGACGGGGGCACCAGTGGGGTTGGGGGTCTTTTTTAGGCGAACACACCTTTGGGGTTGGGGTCTTCTGGGGGGGCTATGACATGGAGAGGGATCTGTGCggatgggggtcctgggggagaaACCTGGGCTTGGGGGGTGTCCTGTGGGGATGGCATTCTTGGAATGGGGGAACACCAGTAGGGCTGGGGGGCTTTTGGGGGAGGAGGGTTGGGCTTGGGGAGGTGACACCTCTGGCTGGGTGGTCTTATTTGGGTTGGGGGCTGTGACACAGAAGGGGATCCATGGAGTCATGTCTTTTGGGGGggcagctgggtttgggggtgtcctgtggggctgggggtcctATGGTGAGGACACACCAGTGAGGCTTGGGGTTGTGTGGAAGACGATCCGGGGCTCTTTAGGGGAGGGGAAGTGGGaggctttctgggggaaaatgggggtgTTGGGGAGGCGTTACGTGTGGGGCCGAGTCATTTAGGGGGGTGGGGCTACgtttggggggcacagggggaacAACAACAGGGGTTGACAGAGGGCATGAGGGGGGTTGTGCCTGGTTGGTTGGGGGGCAGGGGTGGAGGTGACATGGGGAGGAGGTGACCGTGTTCCAGGGGGAAAGTGCTGTACCCCCCGCCCCGGGGCCCGGAGCTGCCCCggcagcaggaagctggggAAACCGAAAGCACCGGGAGACGCCTCCTTCCCACGCCCTCACGGCCCAGCCGGAGGCGTCACAGCCACGGAGCTGCCCTGGAGGCTCAGCTGAGCTCCCACAACGATTCCCAGAGGGAATTTTAGGGGTGCAGGTGGTGGCCTCCTCCCGGTGCCATCCCTATCCCCCCCCATCCCAGGCCGACAAACGGGCTCATCACAACGCGCTGGAGCGCAAGCGCAGGGACCACATCAAGGATAGCTTCCACAGCCTGCGGGACTCCGTGCCCTCGCTCCAAGGAGAGAAGGTGAGTTTATGGAGCGTGCTGGGGGCACGGACAGCACCCACCCATGGTCCAGGCTTCTCAATTTGGGACGATCCCGAGGCTGTCTTGTGCCACGAGAGTCCCCAGTAAGGACCAGAGCCAGGGTGGGATGATGAGACAGGTAAAATTCCAGTTTTCCCCCCTGGACTAGGTCTTTATCTTGCCTCTGGCTTTTCCCACTATTGCAACAGGCATCCCGGGCCCAAATCCTGGACAAAGCCACAGAGTACATCCAGTACATGCGCCGGAAAAACCACACACACCAGCAGGACATTGACGACCTCAAGCGGCAGAATGCgctgctggagcagcaaggTGGTAGCTGAGATCTGGCTGGAGATGGGGTCTGGCAGGGTCTGAGATCCAGGAGCTGGGGCCTGGCAGGAGATATGATCCATCAGAATCTAGGATCTGGTGGGAGCTGAGATCCACTGGGAGTTGGGATCTGGTGGGAGCTGAGGTCTGGCAGGACCAGAGTTTGGCAAGATCCAGAATTCAGTGGGAGCTGGGGTCTGGAAGGATCTGGGGTCCGGAAGAGTTTGGGATCCAGGGGGAGCTGGGGCCTGtcgggagctgggctgcaggcagggccaggcctgGGGGTGACACAGTGCCGTCCCTCACAGTGCGTGCGCTGGAGAAGGCCCGAGCCAGCGCTCAGCTCCAGGCCAGCTATCCTGCGGACAACAGCCTCTACACCAACCCCAAGGGCAGTGCCATCTCCGCCTTCGACGGCGGCTCCGACTCCAGCTCTGACTCGGAGCCCGACGAGCCACAGAACAGGAAGAAGCTGCGCATGGAGGCCAGTTAGGCCCCTCCGCCACCCCCCGGCCCGCGGCAGGACTCGCTCCCTCCGCTCCTAGAAGCTCTTGgactgcagcttcccagccctccccggccccttccctgctcccaccgTGCCGGCCCCGGGGGGAGCCGGCCAGGCCGAGCAGAAAGACTTGGGGGCGTCAGGGAGACTCCCCCGCCAACTCCCCTCCGCTAGCgatccccctccccttccctcctggTTTTATAGGAGCATTTCTATTTATACCCGGGGACCAGTGCAGTCCAGAACGGGGAGGAGCcaggcagcccccccccccaaaaaaggagCAAGCACTGGGGGGGGATCTCCCTATTTATTTTCTCCGTGTGCAACTCCACCTGCCCGAGTCGGCggagcacagagccaggcttAGGGGCTCCTtccccactcctcctcctcctccttccctcccttgaCCCTTCCCAACCTCCGTGTCATTTTCCGAACTCCAGTGGCCCGTCCCTGCCCCGTAGGTGCCCCTCTTCCCCCCATTTTGATGCCATTCCATGGATCTAAGGTATGTTGTACATACTGCCCAGAGTTGTCTTGCAAGTTAAGGCTTCCCTTTACTATAAGActataaataataaacaaaaaaagccaaaattccACTTATTTTATCCTCCCCCGTGGTTACCATTTGTTCTTGGAATGGGGGAAGTTGGTGCCACCGGATCCAGACGTGGCATCACCTCCTGCCCCGCATCCCCGGGGCCACCAGCACACGGCGGGTGTGACTTCTGGTTTATTGATGCCAAAAAGCTCTGCCAGAGCCTGTGTCCCACCTGGGCTCTGGCCAGGATGGCAGCAGGACACCCGGCCTGGAGCAGGCTGGATTTTGGTATTGCTAGCACCCTGAGCACCGtgctctgcctggccaggctgccgtggggatgggatgggatgggctgtgcCGCTCGCTCCTGGGGCTTGGCACCCcgagccagcagcaggactcCCCTACTGGGCAGCGGATGCTggatccaggctgggcacaggatACTGCAGGAAGTGCATCACCGCCCTCGCCACCTTCTCCGGGGCAATGTTGTAGACAGGGTGCGTGGCCTGCTGTGGGAGAGAGAGGGATGGAGGAATGTTAATCATGGagtcctggaatggtttgggtgggaaggcaCCTTAAGGATCACCTAGTCCAGCCCACTGTGCACAGGGAATCTctaccatcccaggttgctccaagcctagtccaacccagccttggacacttccagagacgGGGCAGCCaaagcttctctgggcagcctgtgccaaggcctcagcaccctcacagggaagaatacCTTGCCCATATCCCATCTGAAAATCCCCTTTTCTGGTTtggagccattcccccttgtcctatcactccaAGCCCTTGTCCAAAGCCTGACTCAAGCTCCCTTGAAGCTCTTTAGGCCCTTGAAGCAGCTCTAAGTTCTCCCtgaagcctccttttctccatgcTGAACCCCAACTCTTTTCACTGCCATTGGATCTGCCTTTCTCAGTGCTGTGGAGCGCGGGAAgctcatccctgccctccccagcaatGCCTAGTACTTACCAGGCAATTCTCAGGGATACCCAGG is part of the Molothrus aeneus isolate 106 chromosome 6, BPBGC_Maene_1.0, whole genome shotgun sequence genome and harbors:
- the MAX gene encoding protein max; protein product: MSDNDDIEVESDEEQPRFQSAADKRAHHNALERKRRDHIKDSFHSLRDSVPSLQGEKASRAQILDKATEYIQYMRRKNHTHQQDIDDLKRQNALLEQQVRALEKARASAQLQASYPADNSLYTNPKGSAISAFDGGSDSSSDSEPDEPQNRKKLRMEAS